One genomic segment of candidate division KSB1 bacterium includes these proteins:
- the queC gene encoding 7-cyano-7-deazaguanine synthase QueC: protein MDQAVVLLSGGIDSTTTLAIAKTQGFALYAISFDYGQRHRRELEAASRIANHFGVRQHLVIAVDLKAIGGSALTTSIEVPKHEALDQSPVFVPITYVPARNLIFLSLALAWAEVLEAYHLFIGATAVDFSGYPDCRPEFLRSFEQTANLATKAGVSGKKFTVHAPLLHLSKAQIIRTGVELGVDYSLTWSCYDPQLDGTACGRCDSCLFRKNGFRQAGIPDPTRYHTSG from the coding sequence ATGGATCAAGCCGTGGTTTTACTGAGCGGGGGAATCGATTCTACGACCACCCTGGCTATCGCAAAAACTCAGGGATTTGCGCTTTACGCGATCAGCTTTGATTATGGTCAAAGACATCGGCGCGAATTAGAAGCAGCCAGCCGCATCGCAAACCATTTTGGGGTTCGGCAGCATCTTGTCATTGCTGTAGATTTAAAGGCGATCGGAGGGTCGGCATTGACCACCAGTATTGAGGTTCCCAAGCATGAGGCATTGGACCAATCGCCTGTCTTCGTCCCGATCACCTATGTTCCAGCCCGAAATTTGATCTTTTTATCGCTCGCATTAGCATGGGCAGAGGTGCTCGAGGCGTATCATTTGTTCATCGGCGCCACAGCGGTAGATTTCTCGGGCTATCCAGACTGCCGTCCCGAATTTCTTCGCTCGTTCGAGCAAACTGCCAATTTGGCCACCAAAGCAGGTGTTTCCGGAAAAAAATTCACTGTTCATGCTCCGCTCTTGCACCTCAGTAAAGCTCAGATCATTCGGACTGGAGTTGAGCTGGGAGTGGATTATTCATTGACGTGGAGCTGTTATGATCCTCAATTGGATGGCACGGCCTGTGGCCGTTGTGATAGTTGTTTGTTTCGAAAAAATGGCTTTCGCCAGGCTGGCATCCCAGATCCGACCCGCTACCACACTTCTGGATAA
- the queF gene encoding preQ(1) synthase, whose amino-acid sequence MNQDQYEGLTILKASETRYPSSPDEARLECFDNRYPDRDYWVTFDCPEFTSRCPITNQPDFGKITIRYIPDRKCIESKSLKLYLFSFRNHNTFHEEVVNRILDDLVAACQPRRAIVIGNFNPRGGISIKVEAEYPKTKTEEAAPLT is encoded by the coding sequence ATGAATCAAGATCAATATGAAGGCTTGACCATACTCAAGGCGAGCGAAACTCGGTATCCGTCCTCGCCAGATGAAGCACGATTGGAATGTTTTGATAATCGCTATCCAGATCGCGATTACTGGGTGACCTTCGATTGCCCCGAGTTCACATCGCGCTGTCCCATCACCAATCAGCCTGATTTTGGCAAGATCACGATCCGCTATATTCCTGATCGAAAATGCATCGAGAGCAAATCGCTGAAGCTCTATTTATTCTCTTTTCGAAATCATAATACCTTTCATGAGGAGGTGGTGAATCGAATATTGGACGATCTTGTGGCAGCATGCCAGCCGCGACGGGCGATTGTGATTGGGAATTTTAATCCCCGCGGGGGGATTAGCATTAAGGTTGAAGCCGAATACCCAAAAACAAAGACAGAAGAAGCTGCTCCTCTCACATAA
- a CDS encoding ROK family protein — translation MTKKVIAIDFGGTKMKFGMVTSEGKILGEPLTLPTQSERPGDEIVGSMISGIEQILQQQDMGVGQIDGIGIGSPGPLDLKQGIILEAPNLPTLHHFPLKQTLENYFGLRVAINNDGNCFVLGEAWFGSARNADIVCGATLGTGFGCGLVIGKKIFEGATGTAAEVWRSPYLDRTFEEYGSARSVTWIYHKITQQNLTAKDIFQLAQNGDTEAIAAWEQYGVHLGKILAILTNFIDPDVIVIGGSVCHAWSFFAPTMKKHLDENINQGPREHLRVVPAALGDDAGLFGAAALLF, via the coding sequence ATGACCAAAAAAGTAATTGCTATCGACTTTGGTGGGACAAAAATGAAGTTTGGGATGGTTACTTCTGAAGGGAAAATTCTCGGTGAGCCATTGACGCTTCCCACGCAAAGCGAGCGACCAGGCGATGAAATCGTTGGCAGCATGATCTCGGGCATCGAACAAATCTTGCAGCAGCAAGATATGGGAGTAGGTCAGATTGATGGCATTGGCATTGGGTCTCCAGGCCCGCTCGATCTAAAACAGGGGATCATCCTGGAAGCGCCTAATTTACCCACGCTGCACCATTTCCCATTGAAGCAGACCCTTGAGAACTACTTCGGTCTGCGGGTGGCGATTAACAATGATGGGAATTGCTTTGTCCTGGGCGAGGCCTGGTTCGGCAGCGCACGAAATGCGGATATCGTCTGTGGAGCAACGCTGGGCACAGGTTTCGGCTGTGGCCTGGTGATCGGCAAAAAGATCTTTGAAGGCGCTACTGGAACTGCAGCGGAAGTATGGCGTTCGCCATATCTGGATCGTACATTTGAGGAATATGGCTCTGCTCGTTCGGTGACCTGGATCTATCACAAAATCACTCAGCAAAATTTGACTGCGAAGGACATTTTCCAACTCGCCCAAAACGGAGATACCGAGGCGATTGCGGCCTGGGAACAATACGGCGTTCATTTAGGCAAGATCCTTGCGATTCTCACCAATTTCATCGATCCAGATGTCATCGTTATTGGCGGCTCCGTGTGTCATGCCTGGTCGTTCTTTGCCCCGACAATGAAAAAACATCTTGACGAAAATATCAACCAAGGTCCGAGAGAGCATCTCCGAGTGGTGCCAGCGGCGCTGGGCGACGATGCCGGACTCTTTGGCGCAGCCGCTTTGCTGTTTTGA
- a CDS encoding pyridoxal phosphate-dependent aminotransferase encodes MISKYISQAMEQSSWIRRMFEIGKEMKLAYGAENVYDLSLGNPILEPPPEFFRVFQKIANNTSSGRHRYMSNAGFEDVRENVALYLRQKNMLNAEMKHIIMSCGAGGAINVILKTIMDPGDEVIITAPYFSEYIFYIHNQQGKVVIAETDDQFNLDLDEFDRKITPRTKAIIINSPNNPTGKVYDKQTLMGLVMLLKDREKKYQKEIYVISDEPYREIVFDGRKAPSIVPLYDNSFMAYSWSKSLAVPGDRIGYIAVNPAMNDVNKVIDGLIFSTRILGFINAPAVMQLAVGELLHATVKVSYYESKRDYIYQRLTEAGYEIVKPEGTFYMFPKAPGGDDLAFIQRAKERRVLVVPGKGFGREKYFRLSFCMDDRTITRAVDQLVQLVK; translated from the coding sequence ATGATTTCAAAGTATATCAGTCAAGCGATGGAGCAAAGTTCCTGGATTCGGCGCATGTTTGAAATTGGTAAGGAAATGAAATTGGCTTACGGCGCCGAAAATGTATATGATTTGAGCCTGGGGAACCCAATTCTTGAGCCGCCTCCGGAATTTTTTCGAGTCTTCCAAAAAATCGCCAATAATACCTCATCAGGCCGACATCGCTACATGTCCAACGCAGGTTTTGAAGACGTCCGAGAGAATGTCGCTTTATATTTGCGACAGAAAAATATGCTCAACGCTGAGATGAAGCATATTATTATGAGTTGCGGTGCTGGAGGCGCAATCAACGTCATTCTCAAAACCATCATGGACCCTGGCGATGAAGTGATCATCACTGCACCATATTTTTCTGAGTATATTTTTTATATCCACAATCAGCAAGGTAAGGTTGTAATCGCTGAAACTGACGACCAGTTCAATTTGGATTTGGACGAATTTGATCGCAAAATTACCCCTCGCACCAAAGCCATTATCATCAACTCCCCCAATAACCCGACTGGCAAAGTCTACGACAAACAAACACTCATGGGTCTGGTAATGCTTTTGAAAGACCGAGAGAAAAAATATCAGAAGGAGATCTATGTGATCTCGGATGAACCTTACCGAGAGATCGTGTTTGACGGCCGAAAAGCGCCATCGATTGTTCCGCTCTACGATAACAGCTTTATGGCTTACTCCTGGTCCAAATCGCTGGCAGTTCCTGGCGATCGAATTGGCTATATCGCCGTTAATCCAGCGATGAATGACGTGAATAAGGTGATCGATGGGCTAATTTTCAGCACGCGCATTTTGGGATTCATCAATGCCCCCGCAGTGATGCAATTAGCGGTCGGCGAATTGCTTCATGCGACCGTTAAGGTGAGTTATTATGAAAGCAAGCGAGATTACATTTATCAACGTCTGACCGAGGCTGGGTATGAGATCGTAAAACCTGAGGGAACCTTTTATATGTTTCCCAAAGCCCCAGGCGGCGATGATCTGGCCTTCATTCAACGGGCAAAGGAGCGGCGAGTTCTTGTCGTACCCGGCAAAGGGTTTGGGCGTGAAAAATATTTTCGGCTCTCCTTTTGCATGGATGATCGGACCATCACACGCGCCGTTGATCAACTCGTGCAATTGGTCAAATAA
- the ispG gene encoding flavodoxin-dependent (E)-4-hydroxy-3-methylbut-2-enyl-diphosphate synthase: MIKVRTDNRRPKGMNDTFFQQSSNELAPRRRSRIVMVGGIPIGGDAPITVQSMTRTQTSDVAATVAQIQQLEQAGCDIVRVAISDEKAARAIPAIKAQIRIPLVADVHFDHRLALLAIEAGADKIRINPGNIKTQRHLFCILEQASKRNIPIRIGINAGSLESELMNRYGHPCAEALVASALKSIERCERWGFASLVVSLKSSDVPTMIDAYRMIATQIDYPLHLGITEAGVGTLGLIKNSIGIGALLKSGIGDTIRVALTGDPRDEVLAGRMILQALRLRRSVMEIVSCPTCGRSSIDVAHIVAELRRRFADHSRRLRVAVMGCMVNGPGEARQADIGVAGGPQRAVLFVHGRPIKKIAHQMILDELCKAIANYDSDDDQFEE, encoded by the coding sequence TTGATAAAAGTTCGTACCGATAACCGTCGGCCGAAAGGAATGAACGACACATTTTTTCAGCAGTCATCAAATGAACTTGCGCCTCGGCGTCGCTCTCGGATTGTTATGGTTGGGGGCATTCCGATCGGAGGAGATGCACCAATCACGGTTCAATCTATGACTCGAACTCAGACCAGCGATGTTGCGGCTACGGTTGCCCAGATCCAACAATTGGAACAAGCTGGTTGTGATATAGTTCGAGTAGCGATCTCAGATGAAAAAGCAGCCCGCGCTATTCCTGCAATAAAAGCCCAGATTCGCATCCCCTTGGTGGCCGATGTCCACTTCGATCATCGGCTTGCGCTGCTCGCCATTGAAGCCGGTGCAGACAAAATTCGCATCAATCCCGGCAACATCAAAACCCAGCGTCATTTATTTTGCATTTTAGAACAGGCCAGCAAGCGAAACATCCCGATCCGCATTGGCATAAATGCCGGCTCGCTGGAATCGGAGCTGATGAACCGATATGGTCACCCCTGCGCTGAAGCGCTGGTCGCAAGTGCCTTGAAAAGTATCGAACGCTGTGAGCGATGGGGATTTGCATCTTTAGTGGTCTCATTGAAGTCCTCGGATGTCCCTACCATGATCGACGCGTATCGGATGATCGCCACTCAGATCGATTATCCACTTCATTTAGGGATTACCGAGGCAGGAGTTGGCACCCTGGGGCTCATTAAAAATTCAATTGGCATTGGGGCGTTGTTGAAATCAGGGATTGGCGACACGATTCGTGTGGCATTGACGGGAGATCCGAGGGATGAAGTGCTTGCTGGGCGCATGATTCTGCAAGCGCTGCGTTTAAGAAGATCGGTCATGGAGATCGTATCCTGCCCTACCTGTGGCCGAAGCTCAATCGACGTCGCGCACATTGTGGCTGAATTGCGTCGCCGTTTTGCTGATCACTCCCGGCGTTTGCGCGTAGCAGTGATGGGGTGCATGGTCAACGGCCCGGGAGAAGCACGGCAAGCGGACATTGGCGTGGCAGGTGGACCGCAGCGGGCAGTGCTCTTCGTACATGGTAGACCAATAAAAAAAATAGCTCATCAAATGATACTGGACGAATTGTGCAAAGCGATAGCTAATTATGATTCCGATGACGATCAGTTTGAGGAGTGA
- a CDS encoding ribonuclease H-like domain-containing protein — translation MNIRERLRFIEQIQQPRTTPKQPVSDQVGIDAIIDGELIGNSRGRCFVRTKSYDLQQQHGAVRLNQITDVSSFFLYLAGKDEKLLDIDLSRSLFFDTETTGLAGGTGTYIFLAGYGFFENGKFVIKQFFLIDFPDEPAMLLSMNQLLSNFTGIVSFNGKSFDWPLLQNRFVYHRIASALSDPQHLDLLHAARRIWKRRLIDCSLTNIETEILQVYRQEDVPSYLIPHLYFQYLRTRDATPLKQVFYHNEMDILSLVALTIVLNQIHEHPIEKLPHVIDLTTLAHYYDNSAQWQRNIPIYQSLWQTCSDLASRNEIGLKLSYCYKRLGQWQDAIALWEQLIDSAPFRVEPYEELAKYYEHHQRDYARAIQVVQRAMESLRTIDQLHPSLESIEQLRRLNHRLQRLQSKLA, via the coding sequence ATGAACATCAGAGAACGACTTCGTTTCATCGAGCAGATTCAACAGCCTCGAACCACTCCCAAGCAGCCAGTTTCAGACCAGGTTGGCATTGATGCTATCATCGATGGTGAGTTAATCGGAAACAGCCGAGGACGCTGCTTCGTTCGGACCAAAAGTTACGATCTCCAGCAGCAGCATGGAGCGGTGCGGCTAAACCAGATCACTGATGTTTCATCCTTCTTTTTGTACTTGGCAGGCAAAGATGAGAAGCTGCTGGATATCGATCTAAGTCGTTCGCTGTTCTTTGATACGGAGACGACTGGGCTGGCAGGCGGCACTGGGACCTATATCTTCTTGGCGGGCTATGGTTTTTTTGAAAACGGGAAGTTTGTTATCAAACAGTTTTTTTTGATCGATTTTCCAGACGAGCCAGCCATGCTGCTGAGCATGAATCAGTTGCTGAGCAATTTCACTGGCATCGTCTCGTTCAATGGCAAAAGTTTCGATTGGCCGCTCTTGCAAAATCGTTTCGTCTATCATCGCATTGCCAGTGCGCTGTCAGATCCGCAGCATCTTGATTTGCTTCATGCCGCCCGTCGTATCTGGAAGCGAAGGTTGATCGATTGCAGCCTTACCAATATTGAAACTGAGATCCTTCAAGTTTATCGGCAGGAAGATGTCCCGTCTTACCTGATTCCCCACCTTTATTTTCAGTATCTCCGCACTCGGGATGCCACTCCATTGAAACAGGTGTTTTATCATAATGAAATGGACATCCTTTCATTAGTGGCGCTCACCATAGTGCTCAATCAGATCCATGAGCATCCCATCGAAAAATTGCCACACGTCATCGATCTGACGACTCTGGCGCACTATTATGATAATAGCGCTCAATGGCAGAGAAACATCCCGATCTATCAATCTTTGTGGCAGACGTGCAGCGACTTAGCTTCCAGGAACGAGATTGGTCTGAAGCTGAGCTATTGTTACAAACGATTGGGCCAATGGCAGGATGCAATAGCGCTATGGGAACAGTTGATAGATTCAGCGCCGTTTCGTGTCGAGCCTTATGAAGAACTGGCCAAATACTATGAGCATCACCAGCGGGATTATGCTCGCGCTATCCAGGTGGTTCAGCGAGCGATGGAAAGCCTCAGAACTATTGATCAGCTTCACCCCTCGCTTGAAAGCATCGAACAGCTCAGGCGACTCAATCATCGGCTGCAACGACTTCAATCCAAATTGGCCTAA
- the dinB gene encoding DNA polymerase IV, whose amino-acid sequence MARIILHLDMDAFFAAIEELDHPSYRGHPVVVGADPKGGKGRGVVSTCNYEARKYGIHSAMPISQAYQRCPFAIYVRPRMDRYIQCSRELFALLEEFSPKVEPISIDEAFLDITGCTRLLGPPEEIARKIKTRIRERLHLTASIGIAPNKFVAKIASDLKKPDGLVIVPPEKLLEFLHPLPISKMWGVGKKSEVKLQAMGIHTIGDLARLSQEEVIKKFGKNGLHFWLLANGIDDREVELDHEVKSVSLENTFDQDVADEQCIRDTILSLADNVSRILRQKQLKGKTVTLKIRLEDFSTFTRSHSYGSFFDSSQIIGQTSLNLYRNFDRGKKKVRLLGIAVSNLNTQQKEQLSLFDEINPQQEKIDRVIDLVQNKFGPDLIKKASLLDQHSRRIGTADHEK is encoded by the coding sequence ATGGCCCGAATTATTTTACATCTGGACATGGATGCATTTTTCGCCGCGATCGAGGAACTGGATCACCCGAGCTATCGAGGTCATCCCGTGGTAGTTGGTGCAGATCCAAAGGGTGGGAAAGGCCGCGGAGTCGTTTCGACCTGCAATTATGAAGCGCGAAAATATGGGATTCATTCGGCGATGCCGATTTCGCAAGCTTACCAGCGATGCCCTTTTGCTATCTATGTTCGACCTCGAATGGATCGGTATATTCAATGCTCCAGAGAGCTATTTGCTTTGCTTGAGGAATTTAGTCCTAAAGTTGAACCGATCAGTATTGATGAGGCGTTTTTGGACATTACTGGATGTACTCGTTTATTGGGACCACCTGAAGAAATTGCGCGGAAGATCAAAACTCGCATTCGGGAACGCCTCCATTTGACAGCCTCTATTGGCATTGCGCCAAACAAATTCGTCGCCAAAATCGCCTCTGACCTCAAAAAGCCAGATGGGTTGGTGATCGTTCCACCAGAGAAGCTATTAGAGTTTTTGCATCCACTGCCGATATCGAAGATGTGGGGTGTTGGGAAGAAAAGCGAGGTGAAATTGCAGGCGATGGGAATCCATACCATCGGCGATTTAGCCCGGCTCTCTCAAGAAGAAGTGATCAAAAAGTTCGGGAAAAATGGTCTCCATTTCTGGTTACTGGCAAATGGTATCGATGATCGGGAAGTGGAGCTCGATCATGAGGTGAAGTCGGTCAGCTTAGAAAATACTTTTGATCAGGATGTGGCTGATGAACAATGCATTCGTGATACAATTTTATCATTAGCAGACAATGTGAGTCGCATTCTGCGTCAGAAACAATTGAAAGGGAAGACGGTCACGCTGAAAATTCGGCTCGAAGATTTTTCAACTTTTACACGATCCCATAGCTATGGCAGTTTTTTTGATTCATCCCAGATTATTGGCCAAACCAGCCTCAATTTATATCGCAATTTTGACCGTGGCAAGAAAAAAGTGCGCCTTTTGGGGATCGCAGTTTCCAATCTCAATACTCAACAAAAAGAGCAATTGAGCTTATTTGATGAGATTAATCCTCAGCAGGAGAAAATCGATCGCGTGATTGATTTGGTTCAAAATAAATTCGGCCCCGATTTGATCAAAAAAGCTAGCTTATTAGACCAGCATAGTCGTCGAATCGGAACAGCCGATCATGAGAAGTGA
- a CDS encoding glycosyl hydrolase-related protein — translation MKFLSNRFTKTQLNIVQQRIEQAIYQPISELKITAWRTKEPVPFEQRTSGEKLNLAIGDRWGELFDCAWFCFEGIVPESAAGQRVVLQIDLNGEALVVDAEGNPQQCLTPISSIFDRTLGLPGKTIVPFSDCARGGETVLLWADVGNNDLFGSLQNEGRIRKAHIAICHEELRMLYYDYEVLHNLLHQLPEDSARHQRILYALYRSATHLNHFTDDEAKRARAELAPELSKRNGDASLLVSAIGHAHLDLAWLWPIRETIRKGARTFSNVLMLMEKYPDFKFGASQAQLYQWMKERYPSLYQRLQQRVKEGRWDLPGVTWVEPDTNLIGGESLIRQFLYGYQFFREEFAQDIPVLFLPDSFGYTAALPQIMHQCGVRYFVTIKLSWDRFNTYPHHSFIWQGIDGSEVLVHMPPEGTYNSSASPQAVKAAEASYLDKAVSENCLMIYGIGDGGGGPGVEHLERLARMKNLEGIAPVIQEKVASFFQRLELDHEKLERWVGELYLGMHQGTYTTQARNKRYNRQLELSLRSLEFLGVLAKVMAGADYPSQKIESIWKELLLYQFHDILPGSSITRVYDECLKRYEILTDQVKELHNQFLNELIGRIGGTGAKQPILLINPLSWERSEWIKIGDRWYCPKIPSMGYKVIDAADAKVEFPEVIATPLRLENEFLQANWDEEGNLISIYDKQLRRSVLQPGALGNELTIYEDDGDAWDFSVDYRYRIAGRFLLQSSEAWIDGPQAILRQVRRFGNSTLIQTIKLTANSRRVDFETEVDWYEQHRMLRTSFPLNVLARQSVSEIQFGHLARPTHRNTSWEAAKFEICAHKWIDLSQPDYGVALLNDCKYGHHVCDNVLDINLLRSPTYPDPEADQGKHRFTYSLFPHPGDHLIGGVIKAGYELNAPLEWLAIHPQTPSKAFLPELSFITVDIPNVIVETIKPAEDGAGIILRLYEAYGMANSAILHFAFPVRSAHLTDLLERNLALIPSQNSGFEVSFRPLEIKTIRLELG, via the coding sequence ATGAAATTTTTATCGAATCGGTTCACTAAGACCCAACTGAATATTGTCCAGCAACGCATTGAACAAGCCATTTATCAACCGATCTCTGAGTTGAAAATTACTGCTTGGCGCACCAAAGAGCCAGTGCCATTCGAACAGCGTACTTCAGGAGAGAAGCTCAATCTGGCCATTGGGGATCGCTGGGGCGAGTTATTCGACTGTGCCTGGTTCTGTTTTGAAGGGATCGTCCCCGAGAGCGCCGCGGGACAGCGGGTGGTATTACAAATCGACTTGAACGGCGAGGCATTAGTAGTAGATGCCGAAGGAAATCCGCAGCAGTGCTTGACCCCGATTAGCTCAATTTTTGATCGGACTTTGGGTCTGCCTGGCAAAACAATTGTACCGTTTTCCGATTGCGCTCGAGGCGGTGAAACAGTGCTTCTCTGGGCTGATGTGGGCAATAATGACTTGTTTGGATCGCTGCAAAACGAGGGTCGTATTCGAAAAGCCCACATTGCCATCTGCCATGAGGAATTGCGAATGCTTTATTACGATTATGAGGTGCTCCACAATCTTCTTCATCAACTGCCAGAGGATTCGGCACGACATCAGCGGATTTTATATGCATTATATCGATCCGCCACCCATTTGAATCACTTTACAGATGACGAAGCAAAGCGCGCTCGGGCAGAGTTAGCACCAGAGCTGAGCAAGCGAAATGGAGATGCTTCGCTTCTGGTAAGTGCCATCGGCCATGCCCATTTGGATCTGGCCTGGCTCTGGCCGATTCGTGAGACGATTCGCAAAGGCGCACGGACCTTTTCGAACGTGTTAATGTTGATGGAAAAGTACCCCGATTTCAAGTTCGGTGCCAGCCAGGCACAGCTTTATCAGTGGATGAAAGAAAGGTATCCCAGCCTGTATCAACGATTGCAGCAACGGGTGAAAGAAGGTCGCTGGGATCTCCCAGGCGTTACCTGGGTTGAGCCCGATACCAACCTAATTGGCGGCGAATCTCTGATTCGACAATTTCTCTACGGATACCAATTCTTTCGGGAGGAATTTGCTCAGGATATTCCAGTTCTATTCCTACCCGATTCGTTTGGCTATACCGCCGCATTGCCTCAGATTATGCATCAATGCGGCGTTCGCTATTTTGTGACTATTAAACTATCTTGGGACCGGTTCAATACCTATCCCCATCATTCGTTCATCTGGCAGGGCATCGATGGTTCGGAAGTGCTCGTGCACATGCCCCCCGAAGGGACATATAATAGCTCGGCCAGTCCCCAGGCAGTGAAAGCTGCTGAAGCCAGCTATCTGGATAAGGCGGTATCAGAAAACTGTCTCATGATCTACGGCATCGGTGACGGTGGCGGCGGGCCTGGTGTTGAACATCTGGAACGATTGGCCAGGATGAAGAACCTCGAGGGGATCGCTCCAGTTATCCAGGAAAAAGTGGCATCGTTTTTCCAGCGACTTGAGTTGGATCATGAAAAATTGGAGCGCTGGGTAGGCGAACTTTATCTGGGGATGCATCAGGGCACTTACACCACCCAGGCGCGCAATAAACGGTACAATCGACAACTCGAGCTGTCATTGCGCTCCCTAGAATTTTTGGGGGTGCTGGCGAAAGTTATGGCTGGGGCGGATTATCCCAGCCAAAAGATTGAATCGATCTGGAAAGAGTTGCTGCTCTACCAATTCCACGATATATTACCGGGTTCATCGATCACTCGAGTCTATGATGAATGTTTGAAAAGATATGAAATTTTGACGGATCAAGTTAAAGAACTTCACAATCAATTTTTAAATGAGCTGATCGGCAGGATTGGAGGAACGGGTGCGAAACAGCCAATTTTGCTCATCAATCCACTCAGTTGGGAGCGAAGCGAGTGGATTAAAATAGGTGATCGCTGGTATTGTCCCAAAATTCCGTCTATGGGATACAAAGTGATCGACGCTGCAGATGCAAAAGTTGAATTTCCTGAGGTGATTGCCACGCCTCTGCGTCTGGAGAACGAATTTCTTCAGGCAAATTGGGACGAAGAGGGGAATCTTATTTCGATTTACGATAAGCAGCTTCGGCGCTCGGTGCTTCAACCAGGTGCGCTCGGTAATGAATTGACGATTTACGAAGATGATGGGGATGCTTGGGATTTTTCGGTCGATTATCGCTATCGAATTGCTGGACGATTTTTGCTTCAATCAAGCGAAGCCTGGATCGATGGTCCGCAGGCCATCCTTCGACAGGTGAGGCGTTTCGGCAATTCTACCCTCATTCAGACCATAAAGCTAACCGCTAATAGTCGACGCGTGGATTTTGAGACCGAAGTGGATTGGTATGAACAACATCGCATGTTGCGCACATCTTTTCCCCTTAACGTTCTGGCTCGCCAATCAGTGAGTGAAATACAATTCGGGCATCTCGCGCGTCCCACCCATCGAAATACCTCCTGGGAGGCCGCAAAATTTGAGATCTGCGCCCATAAGTGGATTGATCTGTCACAACCAGATTATGGCGTGGCATTGCTGAATGATTGCAAATATGGTCATCATGTTTGTGACAATGTGCTGGATATCAATTTGCTCAGAAGTCCGACTTACCCAGATCCAGAGGCGGACCAGGGCAAGCATCGCTTCACCTATTCGCTGTTTCCTCATCCTGGGGATCATTTGATCGGCGGGGTGATTAAGGCTGGGTATGAACTCAACGCTCCCTTGGAGTGGTTAGCTATTCATCCCCAGACGCCGTCCAAAGCGTTTCTTCCCGAGCTCTCGTTCATTACTGTGGACATCCCCAATGTGATTGTCGAAACGATCAAGCCAGCAGAGGATGGGGCAGGTATCATCTTGAGGCTCTATGAAGCCTATGGCATGGCCAATTCTGCGATACTACACTTTGCTTTCCCCGTTCGATCTGCCCATTTAACGGATCTGTTAGAACGAAATTTGGCTTTAATACCAAGCCAGAACAGTGGCTTTGAGGTCAGTTTTCGGCCACTCGAGATAAAGACTATTCGATTGGAACTCGGTTAA